A genomic segment from Sander vitreus isolate 19-12246 chromosome 3, sanVit1, whole genome shotgun sequence encodes:
- the cxcr5 gene encoding C-X-C chemokine receptor type 5, translated as MAFAITFPPLEGTDSSDYVYENEDTVCEDEGTGLQTFNAVFQPLLYSLIFLLGVAGNGLMITVLLRRWRLLRITEIYLLHLALADLMLLFTFPFDVVNSATGWLMGEFLCRLMGLMKNLNFRCGSFLLACIGFDRYLAIVHAIPSMQSRRPRTVHLTCIILWLVCLGLSVPNAVFLSVKEESTNSSRLSCSNHLYGIYANNWVLTNRVLDHMCFFLPLGVMCYCYTAVVVTLCNSQKSQSKQGAIRLALLVTLVFFFCWLPYNITLIIETMVDMRGIVYKTCSWYVLLRPALDVTKSLGLSHCCLNPFLYAFVGVRFRNELIKLLCKLGCSRVCLPFIRAQSHCQASISDGATTTSTIHI; from the exons ATGGCCTTTGCAATTACCTTTCCACCG CTGGAAGGCACAGATTCATCAGACTACGTTTATGAAAACGAGGACACAGTCTGTGAAGATGAGGGGACTGGCCTGCAGACCTTTAACGCCGTGTTCCAACCCTTGCTGTACAGCTTGATCTTTCTGCTGGGCGTGGCGGGGAACGGCCTGATGATAACTGTCCTCCTGAGACGTTGGCGCCTCCTGCGCATCACTGAAATCTACCTGCTGCACCTCGCCCTGGCTGACCTCATGCTCCTCTTTACATTTCCTTTCGATGTAGTCAACAGTGCCACTGGCTGGCTGATGGGGGAGTTTCTTTGCAGGCTGATGGGCCTGATGAAAAACCTTAACTTCCGCTGTGGGAGTTTCCTCCTAGCTTGCATTGGGTTTGATCGGTATTTGGCCATCGTTCATGCTATTCCAAGTATGCAAAGTCGACGTCCCAGAACAGTGCACCTCACGTGCATTATATTATGGCTGGTCTGCTTGGGTTTATCAGTACCCAACGctgtgtttctttctgtgaAGGAAGAATCCACAAATTCATCTAGGCTCTCCTGTTCCAATCATCTTTATGGAATCTATGCAAACAACTGGGTTTTGACCAATAGAGTCTTAGATCATATGTGTTTTTTCCTTCCCCTGGGTGTCATGTGCTATTGTTACACAGCGGTGGTAGTGACTCTGTGCAACAGTCAGAAAAGCCAATCAAAGCAAGGAGCGATTCGACTGGCTTTGCTCGTCACTCTCGTCTTTTTCTTCTGTTGGCTACCCTATAATATCACCTTAATAATCGAAACTATGGTAGACATGCGTGGTATCGTATATAAAACCTGTAGCTGGTATGTCCTACTGCGACCAGCCCTCGATGTGACCAAAAGCCTGGGTCTCTCACACTGTTGCCTGAACCCGTTCTTGTATGCCTTTGTTGGGGTGCGGTTTCGCAATGAGCTAATAAAGTTACTTTGTAAATTGGGCTGCAGCCGTGTTTGCCTACCTTTCATCAGAGCTCAGAGTCACTGTCAAGCATCCATCTCTGATGGAGCAACCACCACCAGCACCATCCACATCTAA